A single region of the Halictus rubicundus isolate RS-2024b unplaced genomic scaffold, iyHalRubi1_principal scaffold0047, whole genome shotgun sequence genome encodes:
- the LOC143363439 gene encoding zinc finger BED domain-containing protein 4-like, which produces MEVGNVEMGVVVACNENSPPVEVDNIRRSTVWKWFTKTGKEECLCNLCKKILKCKRSSTTSLKRHLECQHRDAYFTDRDERLDDQEQVKEQIVMLQSNSPRAKEITTAIAEMMISDCQPFSVVNDSGFRKVVKVLEPRYNLPSRTTFSENIVPAMYENEKKRLETQLKKDMENTESFAFTTDGWTSRSNENYLSVTVHYLDGAFNMQNFTLKISNVTEAHTSEHINSFLKNTLAEWNLDNAKFQTYFVTDNAANIVKAVRLSPTWQRIPCFAHTLQLVIKDAIKPCRDLISTLQKCRAIVRYFHRSPAANEKLRMEQLMQYPKRTPLKLINDCETRWNSQYDMLMRLIDLFKEATEILTVENKPTLPRYIPTIFGIRDTLMSMLEMDDVEETLFFKQNLIFDLGSRFKFATTTNCLVVSMILDPRIKDRLLSTEKKQEAIELLHAFAIKYEKPSPPSDASVADGNIVRQIF; this is translated from the exons ATGGAAGTAGGCAACGTAGAGATGGGTGTAGTCGTTGCGTGTAATGAGAATTCTCCTCCGGTGGAAGTGGACAATATTCGCAGAAGTACCGTTTGGAAATGGTTTACCAAAACTGGTAAAGAGGAGTGCCTTTGCAATCTTTGCAAGAAGATATTGAAATGCAAAAGATCAAGTACGACATCACTGAAACGGCACCTGGAATGCCAGCATAGAGATGCATATTTTACGGACAGAGATGAAAGACTTGACGATCAGGAACAAGTCAAGGAACAAATAGTAATGCTGCAAAGTAATTCTCCAAGGGCGAAAGAAATTACGACAGCTATTGCCGAGATGATGATCTCCGATTGTCAGCCATTCAGCGTAGTAAATGATAGCGGATTCAGGAAAGTTGTGAAAGTACTAGAGCCGCGGTACAATTTGCCAAGTCGTACAACTTTCTCAGAAAACATCGTACCCGCAATGtacgaaaatgaaaagaaaaggtTGGAGACGCAACTAAAAAAAGATATGGAAAAT acGGAATCCTTTGCTTTCACGACGGATGGGTGGACTTCGAGATCGAATGAAAATTACCTGTCCGTTACGGTGCATTATTTGGATGGAGCCTTCAACATGCAAAATTTTACGTTAAAAATATCTAACGTCACCGAAGCGCACACCAGCGAACACATAAATTCTTTTCTGAAGAACACGCTGGCAGAGTGGAATTTGGACAACGCTAAATTTCAAACGTATTTTGTGACAGACAATGCTGCGAACATCGTGAAGGCTGTACGATTAAGCCCTACATGGCAGCGAATTCCATGTTTCGCTCATACTTTACag TTAGTTATCAAAGATGCTATCAAGCCGTGCCGGGATTTAATTAGTACTCTACAAAAGTGTAGAGCAATAGTGCGATATTTTCATCGATCGCCTGCGGCCAATGAGAAATTAAGAATGGAACAACTAATGCAATATCCGAAAAGGACAccattgaaattaattaatgaCTGTGAAACCAGGTGGAATTCGCAGTACGATATGCTGATGAGGCTTATTGAT TTGTTCAAAGAGGCAACGGAAATACTAACGGTGGAAAATAAACCCACCCTTCCACGATACATTccaacaatttttgggattcgCGATACTCTAATGAGTATGCTGGAAATGGACGATGTAGAGGAAACGTTATTTTTCAAACAGAATTTAATTTTCGATCTTGGAAGTCGATTTAAATTTGCTACTACCACAAATtgtttggtagttagcatgattttggaccccCGCATAAAAGATCGATTGTTATCGACGGAGAAGAAACAGGAAGCAATCGAATTATTGCATGCATTTgcaattaaatatgaaaaaccCTCTCCACCGAGTGATGCAAGTGTTGCAGATGGAAACATAG TACGTCAGAttttctaa